TGGACAGGCAGGCGCCGACGCCGTCTACCCAGGGGCCAACCGGGCCGAATGGCTCCTGGCTGCGCTACCGCAACAAGTTCATCACCCCGGATAACGTGCAAAACGGCGTAGTGTTCTGGAATCAATATCAGGATGCGCTGCAGCGTGCCTGGCAGGTGTACGGCGTGCCGCCGGAGATTATCGTGGGGATTATCGGCGTGGAAACCCGTTGGGGCCGCGTAATGGGTAAAACCCGCATTATCGATGCGCTGGCGACGCTGGCCTTCGACTACCCGCGCCGCGCCGATTACTTCGCCGGTGAGTTGGAAACCTTCTTGCTGATGTCGCGCACCGAAGGCGACGATCCGCTCGAGTTGCGCGGCTCCTTCGCCGGTGCGATGGGCTACGGGCAGTTCATGCCTTCTTCCTTCAAAAGCTATGCGGTCGATTTCAACGGCGATGGGCATATCAACCTGTGGGATCCGGTCGATGCCATCGGCAGCGTGGCCAATTACTTCAAAGCGCACGGCTGGTCCAAAGGCGAGCCGGTCGCCATTCAGGCCAACGGCCAGGCGCCGGGGTTGGAAAACGGCTTCAAGACGCGCTACTCGGTCGCCGCGCTGGCCGAAGCCGGCCTGAGCCCGCAGGGTTCGCTCGGCGATAACCAAGAGGCCAGCCTGCTGCGGCTGGATGTCGGCACCGGCTACCAGTATTGGTACGGTCTGCCGAACTTCTACGTCATCACCCGCTATAACCACAGCACCCATTACGCCATGGCGGTATGGCAACTGGGCGAAGCGGTCGGGCGCTCGGCGCGCGGTGGCTTCTGACGCTGCGTCAATAAACGAAAAAGGCCGCTTGTGCGGCCTTTTTTGCATTCTGAGTAATCAGAAATCGTAGCGCAGACGCACCACGGTCATATCGCCGAGGTTGTCGGTGCTCGATGTCAGTACGTGCTCCACGTCAACGCGGAAACCGTAGTCGAACTGTACGGTCACCCCGAGGCCGTTATCGATGCGCTGGTAGTTGCGGCCGGTGATGTATTCCAGGCGGTCGCCCATGAAGTACGGCATCACCGATTTCACCGCGTACTGGCCAACCGGCACGGTATAACCGGCCAGGTATTCGATACCCCACGCATCGCCGGCGAAGTAATTATTAACGTCGGCTTTTTTGGTGGTCAGGAAGTCGTTGTAGTAACCGCCGCCGAAGGTCAGGGTCCAGTTGTCCGGTTTCCAGCTGATGGCGGTACCGAAAATGTTCTGGTCATAGCTCTTGCTGCCGCTGGTGGACGGATTGCGCATTTCGGCGCGGGTATAGTTCCAGGCGGTGCCCCAGGTCAGGTCCGGCGTAATGTGGTAATCCACACCCAGAGAGCCGCCGCCTTTGCGCTTGTAGCGCAGGCCGTTGCCCGGCAGGTAGTCGCTGTCGCTGAACAGGTACGAAGCGTAAACGTCCGCATCGCCGAAGCGGTTCTTGTACTTCAGCATTTTGCGTGAACGGTAAGAGCCGTCGTAGTCGCCGTTGATGCCGTTGCCCGGCGCCTGGGCCAGCATGTCGTAGTCCCAGATATCGGTCTTGGCGCCCACCACGTCATAATAAACGCTGTTCTGCTGACCGAAGGTCATCTGGCCCCAGGTATTGCTTTTCAGGCCGGTGTACAGCATGCGGCGGCTGGTGTTTCTCGCGCCGTCGGCATAGTGGTGATCCCAGTCAAACAGCGCCGGAATGTTCACGCCCAGCTCGTAGTAGCTGATCCAGCTGATATCGTCGAACAGATAGTAGTCCGCAGCGAAACGGAAGCGGGTGCCGCCGTCGAAGCCGTTACGCTTGTACGAGCCCTTGTCACCGTCGCCCGTCATGTTGTTGAACTGCGGACGAATACTGCCGCCAACGGTGAAGTTAAGGCGGCTGAGCGGATCGCCGGCCTGTGGATCTTGCTTCAGCAGGGTGATTTCCGCCTGAGCGGCGAACGACGCGCTGCCGATCGCCAGACCCAGCGCCACCGCTTGAGTCATTACGCGCAATTTCATTGCCATGTGTTATCCCTGTTTTAGGTATGACCGCCCTCATCAGCGCCGCCATGCCGATGTTTTGCGCAGAAAGCTGCATTTTTGCGCATTTTGACGGTTTTTTTGGTTTTTTAGCGGCGGGCGGCATTTGTAGCATAAACGGTAAAATAAATAATTACTTTTCTTGCTAATTATTGGCCGGTTTTTGACCATTTCGTGCGGTGAAAGTGGCCGCTCTGCCTCTCTCTCCACTCGGATGAATTCATTTAACGCCAAGGTTTATATTTTTCATTTGTCAGTCACCAACCCCAGCCTGTAATTTCAGCCATGCAAGAGATAATTAATTCCAGCCTGTCACCGCCGTATTAACGTGAGCCATTTTTGCGTAATCGGTTGGCAGGAATAAGCGATTGGGAGGTCGCCATGAGAAATCTGTTAATGCTGTTGGTGGGGCTGTTTTCATTACCGGCGATGGCGGCGGAGTCGCACGTTTGCCATTCTCAAGCTTATGATTATGCAGAGGTTAGTAAGTTAAGGTTGTCTGACGACACGCTGTTTTTCTGCCGCGACGTGGGACGCCTGACGATCCCTGAATTGGCGCGAAAAGGCTGGAAGGTGATTCACCTGGCGCAGCAAACTGAATATACCGACTCCGTCGACAGCGATGGCGAAGTTATTAAGCTTTATCAGGAAATCGTGGTGTATAAAGAATAACGCGACGGCAGCCTGTGATTATTTCAACGGCGGCGGGAATCCTATTATGAATGCAAGAATCGGTATCGACGGCAGGGCTGCCGCCGCCATGGTGATGCTATGCGCCATTTGGGGGATGCAGCAGGTGGCGATCAAGGCCGCCGAGCCGGATGTGTCGGCGGTGCTGCAAATTGCCATTCGCTCCGGTCTCGCCGCGCTGGGGGTTTACCTGCTGGCGCGTTGCCGCGGCGAGTGCTTCACCTGGGATCGCGCCACGCTGAGCGCCGGTTTGAGCGTAGGGGCATTGTTCGCGCTGGAGTTCTTTTTTGTCTCCGAAGGGCTGCGCTATACCAGCGCTTCGCATATGGCGGTGTTTTTGTACACCGCGCCGCTGTTTTCCGCTCTCGGCCTGCATTTTCTGATTCGCCAGGAGCGTCTGTCGCCGGTGCAGTGGCTGGGCATGCTCATCGCCTTTGGCGGTGTGGTGCTGGCCATATCGGGCATGGCCGAGGGCAGCGGCGGGGCCGATCGGCTGAAAGGCGATTTCTATGGCCTGCTGGCGGGGATCGCCTGGGGCGGTTCTACCCTGGTGATCCGTACCACGCGCCTGGCGGAGTGCCCGGCCAAACAGACGCTGCTGTTCCAGTTGACGGGCGCCTGTGTGCTGCTGTCGCTGCTGGCGCTGGCGACGGACAATTTGCACGTCGTCCTGAGCCCCGTGGCCTGGAGCAGCCTGTTGTTCCAAACGGTGATCGTGTCGTTTTTCAGCTACCTGATCTGGTTTTCACTGTTGCGCCGTTATCAGGCTTCCTCGCTGGGCATTCTCACCTTTATGACGCCGGTATTCGGCATCCTGGCGGGGGCCGTCATTCTCGGCGAACCGTTGCAAATTGAATTTGTATTGGGTGCTGTGTTGATCGTACTGGGGTTAATCGTAGTGAGTTGTTCATATCTTATTTATGTTGACCGAAGGGTGGCACCAAAAATATAAATTATGGATGTTGATGTACAGAACTACCAAATAAGCTGCGAAAGCCAATTCATTATTCAGCTGCAAATATCCCGCTATGCCTGGGGCGTGCCGCTGATTACGCTCAGCGATAACGGTGATTTTACCGTGATAAGAAGCCGAGGCTGGTCGAGGTTGGCTAATGGGATGCAATTGGAGGTTTATTATTTTGCCAATAATTCTCTGCTGACCTGGGATAAAAACCGCAAAAATATCTCTTATTCAAAGGCCGGCCGGCTCTACGCCTGCGCGCTGCATTTTTCTTATTCCCCCAAAGTATGGCGATAATCCTCTGGCCATCAGACCAGAGGGGAGATTTTCATGATCCACTGCTTAAACGCGAGGATCTTCGGCCACTGCCGCTCGGAGATGGTCGAGGTAAAATAGCAGTGCTCGCAGGGCACGGTCATGTCGGTGAACGGAATGATCAGTTCGCCGCTTTTGATCCAGTCCTGCACCAGATTGAGCCGCCCCATGGCGACGCCAAGGTGCCGCGTCGCGGCCAGCACGGCAAGATCGGAACGGTCGAACTCCATGCTTTTACTGTCGGTATCCAGCCCCAGCGCAAAGTGTTGCGACCAGGTTTGCCACTCATCTTCGCCGGAGTTGTAGCGATCGTGCAGCAGCGTGCAGTGGGCCAGGTTTTCCGGCGCATCGTACAGGTTATGCGTGGCGGCGTACTGCGGCGTGCAGATCGGCACCATTGATTCCTGCATAAAGGCTTCGTCCAGATGCCGCCCCGAGGGCAGTTTGCCGAAGTACATCGCCAGATCCACGCCGCGGTTGGCCAGGTTGATGATTTCCTGTCCGGTCAGAATATTGAGGTGAATGGTGGGGTGCTGGGCGATAAAGTCGCCGATGCGCGGCAGCAGCAGACATTGCACCAGGGACGGGTGCGAGTAGAGGGTCAAGGTTCCCGTCAACTCGCGATTTTTGATGTCCAGGATTTCCTGATTCAAGGTGTTGAAGGAACTGTCCAGCGCCCATTGCATGCGCTCGCCCTCCGGCGTCAGCGTAATCCGGCGATGAAAGCGTTGGAATAGCAAAAAACCCAATTCCTTTTCGAGCAAATTAATGCGGTGGCTCACGGCGCTGGGGGTGATCGACAATTCTTGCGCCGCCAGCGCAAAAGATAAATGACGGGCGACGCATTCGAAAGTATGCAGCCGGGAAAATTGATAGCTGGTCAGCGGGGTCGCCCGCTGCGAATGTTTTTTACTGGGGAACATGCTATTTCTCCATGCGCATAATACGGCAATATTAACATTTAATGGCGCGGAGGATAAACCCAGGCTGATTGATATATTCAGTTTTTACACTGAGAAATATCGTTATGTTGAAGGGAAATTAACTGGCTTGCATAACAACCGGAAATAACCGGCGGTGGGAGCGTTGAGTGAGAGGGTGATGATAATCTGCAATAGGACGAATATAATAAAAAGATGTGCCGTATAAGCAGCGAGTAAAGACGGTGTGCGGCAGCCTGAACGATAAAGGCTCATGTTCCCTGCGGGATATAGCGGTTTCGCCGCAACAATTCGTCGCATGGCGACACAGAATACGCGTTAATCCCAGCGGCAAACGAGCGGAGGCATCAATCGATAATACTGCGCCCCCTTAGGCCGATAGAACCGCGCCCGGTGGCTACCCACCGGGCGCGGCATTCAGGGAAAAGCGGTTTGTTCGCCGGCGCGTATCAACGGCGGCGCAGCAGCAGGCCGGTCAACAGGCCTGCGCCGGCAATGAGGGCCAATGCGGCGAGGGGGGTTTTCTTCATCATGTTGCCGGCGCAGCTCAGGGCATCGCCGTATTTTTCTTGCAGCACGCCCGCTGCCTGGCGCGCGGCGCCTTCGGCCTGCAAACGTTCGTTGCCGGTGACGTCGCCCGCGATTTCCTGCGCCTTGCCCGCCACTTTTTCCATCATGCCATTGGCTTTTTCGCTGTTCATTGTGATGCGCTCCTAAGGTTCGATCCGTTTGGCTTCCGCACAGGACGGAAGCCTGCATTTGCACCGCCATGTTATGCACTTCACTTGTGGCCTATAAGGGGCGTTTGCATCGGTTTGGGTAGTGCATTTGCAGGCTACTTGCCATTCCTGAAGGCCAGCCCACCGGTAAACAGCCCGCGTTCTCTGGCCCAGACGATGGCTTCGCTGCGGCTATGCACGCCGAGTTTGGAATAGACCGTCGCGACATGGTTGCGGATGGTGTTGAGCGCCAGATTGAGACGCGCCGCGATTTTCTTGTCCGGCAGCCCCTCGCAAATCAATTCCAGCACATCGCGCTCGCGCGGCGTGAGGTCGCTGGCGGTAAATCCAGCCTGGTCGGGCCGGTTGATGCTTTTCACGTTGGCCAGTTTTTCGATCAGGGTTTGGCTGAACCAGGAGGCGTCCTGCATCACTTCTTCGATGGCGCTTACCAGCTCCAGCTCCGAGCGTTTGCGTTCGGTAATGTCCATGAGCACCAGCAGATAACAGGGCGCATTGTGGATGCTGACGGCATCCGCCGAGGCCACACAGTCAATCGACTCGCTCCCTTTCTTGCGCACCCGGATGTCCAGCCCTTCGACGTTGCCGCTTTTTTCCAGGGCGGCAAACAAACGGCGGTTCGCCTCCGGATCGTCAATAAACGGGATCTCTCCGACCGTCTTGCCGATCAAGTCTTCGGCGTCGTACTCGGTGGTGCGGGTGAAGGCTTCGTTGACATCCAGCACGCGCCGCTCGTGCGCGGTACATAACAACGTCGGCACCGGGCTCAGGCGAAATGCCTTGGCAAACCGTTCTTCACTTTCTCGCAGCGCCGATTCCGCCTGGCGCCTGGGTTCGAGATCGGTAAACGTGAACAGCATGCAGTCGTCTTCATTGATATCCAAGGGTTGGCCGGCAACCACCACCAGCTTGCTTCCTCCGCCGGGCAGCTTCAGCTCGGCCTCCATCTGCGGAATGGTAGCGCCTTCCCCCAGGCGCTGAACGGCCAGTTCTTTGTGCTCCGCCTGTTCCAAAACGTCGAGTTCATAAACCGAACGCCCCATGACCTGTTCACGTTGGTAACCGGTCATATCAAGGAACCCCTGGTTGACCTTGACGTAACGCAGGTCGCTTAGCCGACAAATGACTGCCGGTGCCGGATTGGCGTTGAAGGTTTTTTCAAAGCGCTGTTCGGCGCTGGCCCACTCCGTCGCGTCGCTCAGGATCAGCGCCAGCAGCTCCGGTTGCCCCTGCGCATCGGTGATAATCAGGCTCCGCAGGCGGTGCACCCAGAAGCTGTCCGGATCGTCGACCTGCCGAACCTCCACCACCACATCGGTGAAGGTTTCGCCTTCGGCAACCCGGTTCAGCGGGTACTGTTCCAAAACCAGCGGATGATTGTTGCGATAGCGCAGGGCAAAACGCGCCGCGTACTCGCCGGCATTGGCCCCCAGAGCTTTCTGATGACTCACGCCATGCATGGTCAACGCGGCCTCGTTGGCCCATAGCAAGGTTTGATCGGTATCCGTCAGGATCACGCCGTCGGACAAGCCGGAGATGATTTGCTGCAGGTGGCCGCTGTGGGTTTCGCTGGCCAAAACGGATTGGCTCATGTGTTCTCCGCTAGACAGAAGGGGGGCGGCCTCTTAAGGGGGCCGCGGGTTACGCTATTCGCTGAGCAGCTTAGTGCATAACGTGCGTATTCGCAGGGTGTGAATGCACCAGGCATTCTGATGCAAATGAACCGGGACGGCCGACGACGCCGCGCGGCAGACTGAATTTGTCTGCGCGGTTACCCGCCGTGCGTGCAATCACTTGTCCAGAAAATATAAGGAACAACGATGACCACTGTCTATGAATCAAATCGCTTAGCGTTTCAGGTGTCATGGGGCTCGATATTGGCCGGGAGTGCCGTGGCGCTGGTGACTTATCTGACCTTCAGCGTGCTGGGCACGGCTATTGGTGCCCAGGCCGTGGATATGATGCAAAAGGGCAACCCGCTGAGCGGCTTTGGCACCGGCACCGGGATCTGGCTGTTGGTTTCAACGTTGGCATCGCTGGCCGCAGGCGCGTTCGTCGCCGGCCGCTCCGCACCGAATCGCGGCGGCTTGCATGGCTTGCTGAGCTGGGCGATCACCACCTTGTTGACCACCTGGCTGATGGTTTCATTGGCGAGCGGCGTAGTGGGGCTGGCGGGAAGCGCGGTGGGTAAAGGGCTTTCGCTGGCAGGCAGCGGCCTGGCGGCGGCAGCGCCAAACGTAGGCGAAGGCCTCAAGCAACGGCTGGATAAAAAGGGCATCAGCCTTGATTGGGGAAGCCTGGAAAATCAGTTGAACGCCACGCTTAAGCAGACTGGTAAGCCGGAGCTGGATCCTGCTCGGTTGGAGCAGAAAGCCAATCGGGCGGCCGCCGACGGCAAACAGTCGGCCGTGGATGCCGCGGCCGATCCGACGCAGACCGCCACCGAGCTTAAGCAGTGGTTCGAGCGCGTCAAGCAGTCCGGTGAGCCGGCGTTGAGCGCCGCCGATAAGGACGCGCTGGTGAGTATCGTTGCGGCACGCACCGGCAAGAGCCGCGATGAAGCGAGCCAAATCGTCGATAACTACGCCCAGGCTTACCAGCAGGCGGTGCAGAAGGTGGAAAAACTCAAGGCCGAGGCCGAGCAGAAAGCGCGTGAAGCGGCCGATGAAGCGGCCAAACAGCTGTCTCGCGCCGCGTGGGGTTCACTGTTGGTGCTGCTGTTGGGCGCTGCGTTGAGCGCCGGCGTGGGGCGGATTGCCGAATCAACCCGCCGCATTGTCGCGGTAAGTTGAGATGAAAAAAAACCTGTCGTGCATCTCGCTGAATTATCGAAAAGTAGCGGGGGCCTCTGCTCCCGTGCTCGTCATCGATTTCTGCAACGAGAACAACGAGCGTTATACCCTGCGCTACAACCTGCCGCCGGATACCCCGGAACGCACCGAGCGGCGGGTATCTTTGCTGCTGTACCTGTTGCGTAAGCACAGGTCCGCAGAGATCGACAACCTGGCTGATTAATCAGGCCGTTAATGAAAAGCCCAGCCTCGCGTGCTGGGCTTTTTGTTTGCGGCCGCAGGCCGTTCTGACAACAAGGCGCGGGTGAGTCGGCTCGGCATTTTACCGGGGGAGAGATGGGCGATTCATGGGAGTCGGCAGGGTTCCCAATGGGCGCGGTTTGTAAAACAGGGCATCGAGCAAGGTTGGTTAAAATATCCGTTTTCTCTGCGCAGGAACGATAAAAAAGAAACGCGCTATTGCGACGCGAGATTATTGAGACCGATGTTCAGCCTTGAGCTTATCTCTCCCGTATTCTTTTACTGCCGGTCATACTTTATATCTCTTTCGCAGTACGTTTTATCGGCGGGCCAAGCATATAAAATGCGTTTTCATTTGTGATGATGAAATTCCTATTCGGCCATGCAATCTGGCTGTAAAAAACACTTTAAGGTAAAACAATTAGCAAAAAGTGTGATTCTGCCTGGTGTGGCAAGTGCATCTTTGATGAGTGCACTTTACGCGAGTTGATTTTGTTTTATGGGTTTCTTGCGGAGAGATTTATATAACATGATCATTTTCAGTTATTTATGTGATAGTTTTTCCTATGCCGAAAAAAATGAATTGACAGGCTGGTTTTTTTTAGGATTAATCTTAATGACTTGGTTTGGTTGGTTAACGATTTTAATAAAAAGGACGAGAATCTTATAAAAGCAAGGAGCACATATGGATTACAGAAAAGATATTCTTTTGCAGGTGTTGGAGTATATGGAAAAGAATATTGTCGAGGGGCTGACAGTTGAAAAGGTTTCCATTATATCAGGTTACTCTAAATGGCATTTGCAACGGCTGTTTAAGCATTATTTTGGTATAACGCTAGGGACTTATATAAGGAATAGAAAACTGAGTCGCTCTGCTATTCTGCTTAAACAGCACCAAGGGAACATATTGGATGTCGCCCTGGCATCCGGGTTTGCCTCTCAGCAATGTTACACGCGGGCATTCAAACGTTTCTTTGGCGAAACGCCCAACAGCTTTAGAAACAGCCGCGGATGGGATTTTTCCACGCAGATCCCGCCGTATGGCAACGATAAGAAACCCTACTTCTACCACACGGTCATGCCGGATGACATTGAGATGTTAAAGCATTACAAATCACTGATTTTTCATTCCATAAGAAAATTCAGAGATGCCGGTGACATTGCACAGACCAATGAGAAATGGTTAAGCAAGCAGCGGGGGACATGTAATGTGGAAAAGAACAGGAGTAATAAATGGCATTCCAACAGCAAGGGGCAAGAGGTTTTTCATTCCATCTTTAACTTCTATATCCCTATGGGTAAATATATTGTCATCCCCTTTACGGGGGAGTTTTCAGAATATATTGACTTTTTCGATGTAATGTATGACGCTTATCTGCCTGCCATCAATGTCAAAATGCGGGAGAGTTTTTTTATAGAGTTATATAGGCAAGAGGATCTAAATGGCAAGGTTGTCAATGTCGATATACTTATTCCTGTGACATAGTGATGAGGCAAGAAGACATCATGAATAGAGAAAAAACTCTCGACTCGATTAATAAGCGCCATCCAGCTCGCTTTATGCTACCTTCTATATTGTCTGAACTTGGTCGAACAATCGTTGCCGGCTCAGGCCGGCAAGCCATTCAATTAACTGCGGTGTTAATTTCTCTCATGTTTTCAGGAAATGCGATGGCCAATAATCGGGAACATCAGCAAATAGCGTTAGTCGGTACCTGGACCCATATTCCGAATGCGCCTGCGGTGCAGAAACCGGCAAGACCCAGTGAAGGGCTCTATCGCCTGGCGGTTAATGGCGACGGCACGTTAACGCTGCTCGACGTGGTTAAAATGAACAGCCCATCGTGGATCGTAAAATCTCGCGATGGCCGTTTCGCCTATGCCACCAATGAGGAAAACGCGGGAACGGTGACCGCCTTGGCAATAGACGAAGCTGGCAGCGTGCGGGTGCTGAATACGGTGAGCAGTGCGGGCCAGCAGCCGACGCATGCCACCCTCAGCCCGGATGGCAAGTTTCTGTTTGTCGCCAACTACTCCGTCGCCAAAGGCGGCGCGGGGATGACGGTATTGCCAATTGGCAGTGACGGCAAACTGGGTGAACGGGTGCAGCATTATCCGTTTATATCAGGTTCTGGCGCCGTGCAGGGGCGTCAGGAAGGGGGCCATGCGCACTCAACCACCTTCAGCCGCGATGGTAAATATCTGTATGCGGCGGATCTCGGCGGGGACAAGCTGCACGCCTATCGCTATCGCTCGGATAGCGCACAGCCGCTGCAGGCGGACGCATCGCGCGATGTCAGCTTTGCGCCAGGCGCCGGCCCAAGACACATGGTGTTCTCGCCGAAAGGTGAGTATGCCTATGTCATCACCGAAATGGCGGGTGAAATCGAGGTGTTTACCGTCAGCGACCATCGATTGACGCAACAAGGGAAAGTGAAACTGAACGGCGGGCAGGATTCAGCGGAGGCGAAAAGCGGCGGAGCCATTATCCTCAGCCCGAGCGGCAGATATCTTATTGCCACCAATCGCGGTGCCGATAACCATTTGCTGGTATTAAAAATTGGTGGGGATGGGCTGCCAGGGGAGACGACGCGCTATGAGGCTGGCGGCATTGAACCGCGTGCGCTCGCTTTCGATGCCACCGGCAACCATCTTTATGTCACGAATGTGTTCACCAATACCGTTACGCTGTTCGATTTCGATGATGAGACGGGTGAGTTGAAGGCCAGAGGCGAGGCGGCGACGATTGCTACGCCGACGGATATTAAATTTTTCAATTAACGCCGATCATAACGCGCGGGGGAAATCGGGTCTGAGGCGTGGAGAAGGGGGATTGCGGGTGCCAATGATGGGGAATGGCTTGATAATAAATAATGGCGTCCCCGACTGGAATCGAACCAGTAACTAGCCCTTAGGAGGGGCTTGTTATATCCGTTTAACTACGGGGACGCTGCGGACCGGCAACCGAAGCTGCCGGGGCATTATACCTTTTTTTACCCGCAGAATAAGCGCTTAGCGGCGCGTTTGCTCAATACCTCGCCAGTTCGCGCCGAAATTTCCTCGGCTAACCGACGGCGATCACGGTTTTTCCCCGCCGTGGCGCCGTTTTTCCTCTTGCACGCGCGCCGCCTTATTTTTGGCGCTCAAATCGTTGCGGATTTGCGCGTGGCTTATCAGCGCAAAGATAAAGGTGCCGCCGATGATGTTGCCCGCCAGCGTCGGCAGGGCGAACGGATAGACGAATTCCTGCCACCCAATCGCGCCGTTGAACACCAGATAGAGGATCTCCACCGAGCCGACCACGATATGCGTCAAATCGCAAATCGCCACCAGGTAGGTCATCAACACGATCACCCAGATTTTCGCCGCGCCGGCGGCTGGGAACATCCATACCATGGTGGCGATGATCCAGCCGGCCAGGATGCCGTTGGCGAACATTTCTCCCGGCGTATGGCGCATCACCTCTTCACCCAGGCTGATGAAGGCGCGGCGCGTTTCGGCATCGAACAGCGGCATATGGGTAAACGCCAGCGCCGCCAGCGCGGTGCCGATCAGATTGCCGAGCAGCACCACGCCCCACAGGCGCAGCAGGATAAGCAGGTTGCGCGGCGTGGACTTATGCATGATTGGCAACACCGCCGTGACGGTGTTTTCGGTAAACAGCTGCTGGCGCGCCATAATGACAATGATAAAACCGAAGGTGTAGCCGAGGTTCTCAATGAAAAAGCGGCTGGGATCGTCCGGCAAGCGGGCGTGGAAAATGCCTTTTGCCGCCAGCGAGGCGCCCATCGACAGCCCGGCGGCGATCGCCGACCACAGCAGCGCCAGCCCGTCGCGCTCCAGCTCTTTTTCGCCTTCCATCCGGATCTGTTCATGCACCGCCGCCGCGCGCGAAGGCAAATTTTCTTCCCTGACTTCGATTTCGCGTTTGCCCTGTTCCTGCTCTTCACTCTCTACCCGCATCGTTTCATCCTGCTCATGCTCCTGGCGTGGCTGTTCGTTCATTCTGTCGCTCCTGCTCAATAAGGGTGAGGTCACGTCATTAAGCGTAGTTGCCCGGTCTAAATGCGGCGAAATACAGAAAAAGGTAACAAGAGTTAAAATCCGCCGCTTTTTTCCGCGCATTCTTGATCCTGCTCGCCATATTGGCCCCTCGGCGCGCCCGCCGCAGGCTGCGTGTGGGGAAAGGCTTATGCTATGATTCGCTATCCCAAAGAAAAATATGAGTTCCCCGATGCTGGAAGCCAAAAGTCTGAGTTGCGTGCGCGATGAACGCATCCTGTTTAGCGAGCTAAGCTTTTCAGTTCAGCCGGGCGATATCATTCAGGTAGAAGGGCCGAACGGCGCGGGCAAGACCAGTTTGCTGCGCATCCTCGCCGGTCTGGCGCGGCCGGACGGCGGTGAGGTGTGCTGGCGCGGGCGCAACACGCTGCGCGATCGCGCGGCGTATCAGCAAGATTTGCTGTTTATCGGCCATCAACCGGGCATCAAAGCCGTATTGACACCCTTCGAAAATCTGCAGTTTTATCAGGCGGTGCGCGGTGCGGCCGAGCAGCAGGCCATCTGGCGCGCGCTGGAGCAGGTGGGGTTGGTGGGCTACGAAGATCTGCCGGTGGCGCAGCTTTCCGCCGGGCAGCAGCGGCGCGTGGCGTTGGCGCGATTGTGGCTCAGCGCGGCGCCGCTGTGGATCCTCGATGAACCGTTGACGGCAATCGATAAACAGGGCGTGGCCGAGTTGATTAGCCTTTTTGAACAACATGCGCAGCGGGGCGGCATGGTATTGTTGACCACGCATCAGGATTTGGCCGGCGTCAGCCAAACGGTGGGCAAAATTCGTTTGGCGGAACACGACGCGGGGAGTTTGTGATGTTTTTGACTCTGGTGCGTCGCGAATTGAAGATCGCCTGCCGTAAAGGGTCGGAGATCGTCAACCCGCTGTGGTTTTTCCTGATTGTGATCACGCTGTTCCCGCTGGGGATTGGCCCTGAACCGCAGCTGCTGGCGCGCATTGCGCCGGGCATCGTGTGGGTGGCGGCGCTGCTGGCCTCGCTGCTGTCGCTGGAGCGGCTGTTTCGCGACGATTTCCTCGATGGCTCG
Above is a window of Serratia nematodiphila DZ0503SBS1 DNA encoding:
- the ccmA gene encoding cytochrome c biogenesis heme-transporting ATPase CcmA; protein product: MLEAKSLSCVRDERILFSELSFSVQPGDIIQVEGPNGAGKTSLLRILAGLARPDGGEVCWRGRNTLRDRAAYQQDLLFIGHQPGIKAVLTPFENLQFYQAVRGAAEQQAIWRALEQVGLVGYEDLPVAQLSAGQQRRVALARLWLSAAPLWILDEPLTAIDKQGVAELISLFEQHAQRGGMVLLTTHQDLAGVSQTVGKIRLAEHDAGSL
- a CDS encoding lactonase family protein; translated protein: MNREKTLDSINKRHPARFMLPSILSELGRTIVAGSGRQAIQLTAVLISLMFSGNAMANNREHQQIALVGTWTHIPNAPAVQKPARPSEGLYRLAVNGDGTLTLLDVVKMNSPSWIVKSRDGRFAYATNEENAGTVTALAIDEAGSVRVLNTVSSAGQQPTHATLSPDGKFLFVANYSVAKGGAGMTVLPIGSDGKLGERVQHYPFISGSGAVQGRQEGGHAHSTTFSRDGKYLYAADLGGDKLHAYRYRSDSAQPLQADASRDVSFAPGAGPRHMVFSPKGEYAYVITEMAGEIEVFTVSDHRLTQQGKVKLNGGQDSAEAKSGGAIILSPSGRYLIATNRGADNHLLVLKIGGDGLPGETTRYEAGGIEPRALAFDATGNHLYVTNVFTNTVTLFDFDDETGELKARGEAATIATPTDIKFFN
- a CDS encoding helix-turn-helix domain-containing protein, whose protein sequence is MDYRKDILLQVLEYMEKNIVEGLTVEKVSIISGYSKWHLQRLFKHYFGITLGTYIRNRKLSRSAILLKQHQGNILDVALASGFASQQCYTRAFKRFFGETPNSFRNSRGWDFSTQIPPYGNDKKPYFYHTVMPDDIEMLKHYKSLIFHSIRKFRDAGDIAQTNEKWLSKQRGTCNVEKNRSNKWHSNSKGQEVFHSIFNFYIPMGKYIVIPFTGEFSEYIDFFDVMYDAYLPAINVKMRESFFIELYRQEDLNGKVVNVDILIPVT
- a CDS encoding formate/nitrite transporter family protein yields the protein MNEQPRQEHEQDETMRVESEEQEQGKREIEVREENLPSRAAAVHEQIRMEGEKELERDGLALLWSAIAAGLSMGASLAAKGIFHARLPDDPSRFFIENLGYTFGFIIVIMARQQLFTENTVTAVLPIMHKSTPRNLLILLRLWGVVLLGNLIGTALAALAFTHMPLFDAETRRAFISLGEEVMRHTPGEMFANGILAGWIIATMVWMFPAAGAAKIWVIVLMTYLVAICDLTHIVVGSVEILYLVFNGAIGWQEFVYPFALPTLAGNIIGGTFIFALISHAQIRNDLSAKNKAARVQEEKRRHGGEKP